TGCAGGATAATTTCATCGAATCTATCCACGAGAACACCTTCTCCGAGCTGACCACTCTTCACACGCTCGTCATCTCCAACAACCGTCTCTCCAACATCGAACACTTCACCTTCCAGGGTCTGAGCCGGTTGTCACTGCTATCCCTCGACTATAACCGCATCTCGCGCATCGATAGGGTGGCTTTCAAGAACCTCTCCGCGCTGCAAGATCTACACCTGAACGGGAACAAGCTGCTGCAGGTGCCGGACGCTCTGTACGACGTTCCCCACCTGCGAACGCTGGATTTGGGCGAGAATCACATCAGCAATATTGAAAACGCCAGCTTCAAGGACATGATCCACATGTACGGTCTCCGGCTGACCGAGAACAATATCGAGCACATTCGCCGGGGCACTTTCGATGCGATGAAGTCCCTCCAGATCCTGAATCTCTCGAAGAACCGCTTGAAGCGGGTGGAGCAAGCGTGCTTCGATAACAACACCAATCTGCAAGCCATCCGACTGGATGGAAACTATCTGGCTGACATCGCGGGGCTCTTCACCAAGCTGCCGAATCTGGTTTGGCTCAACATATCGGACAACCATCTGGAGGTGTTCGATTATGCGCTCATCCCAACCGGTTTGCAGTGGTTGGATATTCACGCGAACAAAATCGCCGAGCTGGGGAACTATTTCGAGATCGAGAGTCAGCTGGCGCTGAGCACGATCGACGCCAGCTCGAATCAGCTGACCGAGATCACGGGCAGTGCCATCCCGAACAGTGTGGAGTTGCTCTATCTGAACGATAATCTGATCTCGAAGGTGCAGTCGTACACGTTCTTCAAGAAGCCCAATCTGACGAGGGTCGATCTGTTTGGAAATAAGATAACCACGCTGGATCCGAATGCGCTGCGGATCTCGGCGGTGCCTGATGACAGGGCCCTGCCGGAGTTCTACATCGGTGGAAACCCTTATCAATGTGATTGCAATCTGAATTGGCTGCAGAAGAATAACGTGGACTCGAGGACGCAACCGAAACTGATGGACCTGGACAGCATCTATTGCAAGCTGCTGTACAACCGGGGCCGGACATACGTTCCCCTGGTGGAGGCGCTTCCCAATCAGTTCCTGTGCAAGTACGAGACGCACTGTTTCGCGCTGTGCCATTGCTGTGACTTCTACGCGTGTGACTGTAAGATGGAGTGCCCGGCGCGGTGTACCTGCTATCACGACCAAAGCTGGACCTCGAATGTGGTGGACTGCTCGAGGGCGGACTACGAGGATAAACTGCCGGATCACATCCCGATGGATTCGACGCAGATTTATTTGGATGGGAACAATTTCAAGACGCTCTCGAGTCACGCCTTTTTGGGGCGCAAAAAGTTGAAGATCTTGTTTATGAACAATAGCAACGTGGAGGTGATAAGCAACAGGACCTTTTATGGGCTGAAAGAGCTGGAAATTCTGCAGTTGGATCACAATCAGATTTCCGAACTGAATGGGTTCGAGTTCGTGGGGTTGGACCACCTGAAGGAGTTGTTCCTGCAGTACAATCGTATCTCGGTGATCGCGAACCAAACGTTCGATCATTTGCATAACATGAAGATTTTGCGACTGGATCACAACCGAATAGTGGAGTTCAACATGTGGCATTTGACGAAACAGCTGACCGATTTGCGACTGGCGTCGAACCCATGGTCCTGCGATTGTGAGTACGTGGAGAAATTCCGCGAGTATCTCAAGACGTACGATTTCGTCAAAGATAAGCTGAAAATTAAATGCACGGTAACGCTTGGGTCGGCCAATGACACTGCGCTGGCTGCGATAGGATCGGTGAATGGATCGTTGGGCCAAAGCGCTGGTCAGCAGCTGAGTCCGAGGGGAGTCCCGCTGGATGGCAGTGGGGAGTCTCAGTCCGGTGGAGGTGGTTTCTTGATTTATTTGGACAACAGTACGACATTGTGCAGTGGTGCGGTTCCTCTCGATAACATCATCAACGGAAACCTGACATCGCGCAAGACCGTCTTATCGCCACCACCGATCGAAGGCTATATCCCGCTGTTGGTGGCTGCGCTCTGTGGCTTCTCGGCGATCATCATTCTTACGCTGATTGTGTTCGTCTTTCGGCAGGAGATGCGTGTTTGGTTTCATTCGCGCTTTGGCGTCCGGTTGTTCTACAGAAACGCGGACATGGACAAGAACGAGAGGGATAAACTGTTCGACGCGTTCGTGTCCTACAGCTCGAAAGATGAGGCCTTTGTGGCCGAGGAGTTGGCACCGATGTTGGAAAATGGTGATCCATCTTACAAGCTGTGTCTGCACTATCGGGACTTTCCCGTAGGGGCGTACATAGCGGACACAATTGTCCAGGCGGTTGAATCGTCACGACGGACCATTATGGTGCTGtccgaaaatttcatcaaatccgAATGGTGTCGGTTCGAGTTCAAATCGGCCCATCACCAGGTGTTGCGTGATCGCCGGAGAAGACTGATAGTGATCCTGCTGGGAGAGGTCCCCCAGAAGGATCTCGACCCGGACATACGGTTGTACTTGAAAACCAACACCTATCTGCAGTGGGGCGATAAGCTGTTCTGGGAGAAGTTGCGCTTCGCGCTGCCGGACGTTCCGAACAACCAGCGGCATCGGCAGCAGCAGTCGATCAACATGACTCATTCTAACATTCGAAATAACTATCAGCTTAGTCGAACGCCAAATAATAGGAATAACACCAACAACCAGTTGATCATGCTTCAGCAGCAGCCTCCGCCGCAGCAGCCAGACCCCAGGGGGGGAGTgcgacagcagcagcaacaagaGCACTCGTCttttcagcagcagcagccactTCCGCTGCCTGGGTTGGCCCAGCAACCGCAGCCACCGCAAATACTGCAGCACCAGAGGCAGCAGGAGCTCCATCAGCTCCAGCAGCAACAAAATCAGCAGCGGGGGGCAACCAATGCTTCGCCCCGGACCGTGGGGATTCACATATGATCCCCCCGTTCCCCACGGCAATCTAGTGTGATAGGACTCTGTATAAacaaataattggaaacaaCTGATTAGTGAAATTTagaattttccagaaatgaaaaacaaatgtgATATTTAACATTAAGTCAGTTAAGTTATGAGCCGTACTCGAAGGGCGCGACTGTGTATAAAGTGaactctccctctctctctaagCTTAAGCTAGCCCGCTAAACAAACAAGGTGCAATTCTATCCCCTGGTGGGAAACCCACGATAGCGCACTCAAATGAAATGGAACAAATGACATTTCTGTGAAAGCTCTAACAAGTGGATCGACGGCATCCGGCATCGGCTGCCATTATCGTGTGTAACAGTTTGTGTGTGAGTGATATTGCCCCCCTTCATGTGAACCCGCATCCCGCAAAGATCTTCAAAGTAAATTAaagcaaaaacaacaaaacaaaaaaaaataagctcTATGCCAGTAGTTACAAACACAAATCAGATGCAAATTAAGGTGGCACAGGTCCGCAGCCGTAAACTAGTGAACGAACCGAAGGggagcggaagaaaaaagtagTTGAaggcagcagcaacaacaaaaaaaaaagctgttgCTCGTCGTTTTATTCCCGTCATGAAAATAATTGCTACATCGATAGAAGAAGCCCTATCGCTCCGGCCTAATGACGGTGTCTGCTTCATTTTTGCTCCAAAGTGgatgaaaataaatgaaaaatggtGTGTGTTGTGCTCCCCACAGTGGAGAAAgaagagggggaggggggcaTCAAGCAGCGAAATCAAAGCAGAGCCCGATCGCAATTTAATAATGATTGTGACATTCCCCCGAAGTCGTCGTCGTTACGCGCAACCTCCAACCGCCGCGTCTGCTGCCTAGCTTTGCGCGACCGAGTTGACAACCGGCCACAGCTGCTGAGCTTTATTACACACGATCATCATCAGCATAATCAACGTTTATTGTACAACATATGTATCCGAGCGAACCGATCCACTTGTGTTGTGTGTGTCCACAAAACagagcaagggggaagcaaaaGGCAGTGTGTGGCCCTGGAGTGGATGGCCAACAATTACCACTAGCACCATTACCAACACCGAGGCAGCACCTCACAACAGAGCAGTCGGTCGCATCGGTCGTCCCCGACGACGATCCAGGGAATGTTATACAACACCATGCAATGGCAAACAGCGCACCAAGAACCGAGTCGAccagggttttttttttcgtcgctTCAGTTGCGCTACCGCAGCAGCTACCACTCTTCAATATCAGGTCCCCCTCTCCTGCCCAGGGAGGAGATTGCTCGGAGCAAGGTTTCTtcttgtatctgttttttatttatttatttttgcgcTTATTACTGTTATTATTTATGGTTTCTCGTTCAAAGAACCAGGGCAAGAGTAAGGACACAAAGATGCCTGTTATAATATTTCATTGCCAGGAATGTGTATATCTTCGAGAGTAACTGTACCCCCAGCCAGCAGTAGCTTTTTGCGGCGTCCAATGCTATTTAGGagacaatattcaaataatcatTTCCTTTCCTTTCAATTACGGCACACAATTCTGCGAACCACCGTTCGTTCACACCGACAGTTGCACCTCGATTCAGTTAGTTCtttctcctcctcctcctccgtaTCTCGCAAAACAAGAAATGCCATCTGTTACATTCCATTGGTTAGGTGTTTGGGGTAGCCCTCGCGCAGCAATTGTTAACGCAAATGACGTCCTAATGTATAGTCAAACTACGAATACGAATAGTCGCATGAAGTGTGTGATTTTTGGAATGTGTCTCAGTGTTTCGTTGAAGAAGCCTTGTACTGTtagattatttgttttattttttgtgtaTAAAATGCAACGCTAAAGACTTTCGGCTGATAAGGTAGGAACAAATTGAATTGTAAATTTTCTCTCGTGTGTGCGAAACACTAATACGCcgtgtaaattgtaaatttttgtatggatgaatatttataaaattactcctgaagaagaatgtataatAAATCTTACTGTAACAAAACGAgtcaataaataaattttctaaatttgaacaaacgtaGTTGTTTacacattttgagaaaatctagTTCCGAACAAAGGACATCCATCGGAGGGTAAGCGATGAACCCATTCTCTGTGGTACTTTCCGGAGTTGTATCTTTTCCCCTTGTGTGTTCAATTGGACTTCGCTTCTGGTCACAGTTTTGAATGAATTGCGATATACGAATTGTTTTTTTCTGCGAATTTGAAGTTTGATTCAcacaaaatttccaaaattttcataGAAGTATTCAACCAATTAATCCGAAATATTCTCTCCCAGGTATGATCTGTAAACAGCTAATAATATGATCATTTTCACCAggtcaaaacattgaaaaagtaTGCACAATAATGCTAAATTAATCGATGAATTTTATGACAATGAAATAACATATTGAGATATTTCACTACACTATGGTTTCCACATACAAGTAATTGACTACATCAGTGCTGATCACGCAGCTGACCTCGGGCTATATCCTTGTGCAGACCTGCAGAAAATTGCTTCGACTTGCATATCCTTGAACTAGTTACTTTAAAAAACGCACAacggtccaggagatgcatttaagaggaaattagcatttagagctcgacagttattctctagacaaaaactgtcttagacaacgttgttacatatgatagagcgctcatttttatgttatcaaaaatagggtgaccaaaattgtcgatgaaataaaaaaatataacttactTATCTTTAgaaatagaggtaaacatagttcgacaatgttgtagtcccagttatttgagacatctttgtagcaCAAAGTTGTtctctatctcttaaaataatcgatatagcgctttttttctatgttacgttatggtcaccatgaataaaaaactattttttcgctctaacttctatattccaaattctacatgcaaactgtcttcgaaagacttttagagcttactaatacaaacatttttcgatgcagaacttgtcgatatctcaacttcactcaacttgatatttcttcccaaaaaatacgctctcttcaattgtttgtcattctttctggggcaaacgtaaacaaagtttattggcggcatttgaaagagcaaatttcattctacatgatgtgtgattttcaaaactttgttatttttcgtgtttgagtaaattaaaattgaaatcatgagtttttgggtacaaaaccatcaataatcggtaagcagaaaaaacacgtttttgcacggtcaccctaatgcaacttagaaaaaagcgctaaatcgattactttaaaagatagaaataagctttgttctacaaagttgttcaacataactggggctacaactttgttgaactacgattatctctatctataaagataagaaagttagatttttcatttcatcgacaattttggacaccctatttttgataacataaaaatgagcgctttatcatatgtaacaaccttgtctaagacagtttgtgtctaaacaataaatatctcccacaaagttgagttgcattagggtaactatgaaaaaacggattttttactctaacttctatatttaaaattctacatcaaaattgtcttagtacgacttttagagcttatcaatacaaaCTTTTTGCGATCATTTTGCAGAACATGTCGATAttttaatcctgctcaaagttattgatgggttttcatagaaaaactcatgatttcaatgttaatttactcaaacacaaaaaataacaatttgaaacataaaagttagagcaacaaaacagtttttttcatggtgaccctaacgtaactacAATGTTGTGTCCCCAGatattttaagcaactttatagaaaaaagtgtttttctaattattttcttaaaagtatttttctattttcaaaactatgttgtttttgtatttgagtaaataaaaattgaaatcatgagtttttgaatggaaaatcatcaataactttaagtaggactaagatattgacaagttatgtatcgcaaaatgttggtcttgataagctctaaaagtcgtacaaaaacaattttgacgtagaatctTAAATAAAAAAGTTAAATCAAACAAAACCCGTTTTGTCATGGTCACTCttatgcaacttagaaaaaaaaaagcgttaaatcgattatattaaaagatagaaaaaatctttgttccacaaagttgattaaaacaatttgggctacaacattgttaatCTCTAATTGTTATATTTATACATCAAAATTATCTTCGTACCACTTTTAGAGCATACAAagtccaacattttgcgatgcagagctTATccatatcttaatcctgctcaaagttgttgatggtttttcacccaaaaactctttatttcaattttaatttactcaaatacaacaaaacatagttttgaaacacTCACATTATATAGAATGAAATATGGTTTTCTGAATGCCGTGAATAAACATTGTTTGTGTTTGTCTCAGAAAGAAAGGCAAACAAATGaggagagcgtatttttttgaaagaaatatcaaaaactttgagtagagttgagatattgacatgttctgcatcggaAAATGTTCGAAagctctttcgaagacagtttgcatgtagatttgcaaatatgaaagttaaagcaaaagaaatttttttttattgggacCCCGATGCAACTTAGAACAAAAGTGCGATATCGGTTGTTTCAAGAGATagcaaaaaactttgttctacaaagttgcttaaaataactggggatacaacattgtcgaactattttTACCTGTATCGATAAAGGtaagaaagttaaattttttatttcaccgaCAGTGTTGGTCACGCTATTTTTGATAATatcaaaatgagcgctctatcatatgtaaaaaatttttcgaagacatttttcgtctagagaataactcaAACTAttgatgctaatttccactcaaatgcacctcctggaccattatgCATTTGCGTCAGAATTACAAACAAGTTTTATTTAGGAATGACGGTATGTGCCCATATAAAATTCAGTATTATCTACGGAGAACACAAAAACATACAACAAGGATCAtaccaactgtctccgctgtccggttcaactgaacagtggaacggaatacagcgcggactcgattatacagtaaaacctgtttttgtgcggtttttttgtgggaatttttttttgtgcggtttttttgttcttgtgcggttttttttgtgctgttttttttgtgcgattttttttgtgtg
The Toxorhynchites rutilus septentrionalis strain SRP chromosome 2, ASM2978413v1, whole genome shotgun sequence genome window above contains:
- the LOC129768768 gene encoding toll-like receptor Tollo, translated to MRSSPALLSVLFGTIFGVFGASLSKSLLSQAPDECRWSGYNDDDLTLVCRLRTINSELENTNFSVLHPENTVRLRLQCNDGLFFQSSLSPGSFRQLSELRSLSIEYCKIANLSDGSFRGLKELTNLTLRTHNTDWSSVSLEIAPHVFNAELSKLEQLDLSQNNMWSIPDGMICPLTKLEYLNLTQNRLRDLSVFHFSASLSTRLSKKCGSVITTLDLSHNNIDNLPPAIFSGLGKLTELRLQNNGLNFIADRALEGLISLSKLDISLNRLTNLPPELFSEAKHIKEIYLQNNTINVLAPGIFSELQQLLVLDLSNNELTSEWINSATFKGLSRLILLDLTNNKISKLEPAIFRDLLNLQILRLQDNFIESIHENTFSELTTLHTLVISNNRLSNIEHFTFQGLSRLSLLSLDYNRISRIDRVAFKNLSALQDLHLNGNKLLQVPDALYDVPHLRTLDLGENHISNIENASFKDMIHMYGLRLTENNIEHIRRGTFDAMKSLQILNLSKNRLKRVEQACFDNNTNLQAIRLDGNYLADIAGLFTKLPNLVWLNISDNHLEVFDYALIPTGLQWLDIHANKIAELGNYFEIESQLALSTIDASSNQLTEITGSAIPNSVELLYLNDNLISKVQSYTFFKKPNLTRVDLFGNKITTLDPNALRISAVPDDRALPEFYIGGNPYQCDCNLNWLQKNNVDSRTQPKLMDLDSIYCKLLYNRGRTYVPLVEALPNQFLCKYETHCFALCHCCDFYACDCKMECPARCTCYHDQSWTSNVVDCSRADYEDKLPDHIPMDSTQIYLDGNNFKTLSSHAFLGRKKLKILFMNNSNVEVISNRTFYGLKELEILQLDHNQISELNGFEFVGLDHLKELFLQYNRISVIANQTFDHLHNMKILRLDHNRIVEFNMWHLTKQLTDLRLASNPWSCDCEYVEKFREYLKTYDFVKDKLKIKCTVTLGSANDTALAAIGSVNGSLGQSAGQQLSPRGVPLDGSGESQSGGGGFLIYLDNSTTLCSGAVPLDNIINGNLTSRKTVLSPPPIEGYIPLLVAALCGFSAIIILTLIVFVFRQEMRVWFHSRFGVRLFYRNADMDKNERDKLFDAFVSYSSKDEAFVAEELAPMLENGDPSYKLCLHYRDFPVGAYIADTIVQAVESSRRTIMVLSENFIKSEWCRFEFKSAHHQVLRDRRRRLIVILLGEVPQKDLDPDIRLYLKTNTYLQWGDKLFWEKLRFALPDVPNNQRHRQQQSINMTHSNIRNNYQLSRTPNNRNNTNNQLIMLQQQPPPQQPDPRGGVRQQQQQEHSSFQQQQPLPLPGLAQQPQPPQILQHQRQQELHQLQQQQNQQRGATNASPRTVGIHI